Proteins from one Fervidicoccaceae archaeon genomic window:
- a CDS encoding deoxyribonuclease IV: MPCGKIRFGPAGKPIDLHGDLLDAPKFLREIGLNAMEYEAVRGVNISRERAEKLGSLARENDVVLSMHAPYYVNLSALEQEKVESSIKRLVDSLQASSWMGSYVVVFHPGYYLDWGTKEAVARVISALKEVRSRALNVSASNVWLGPETTGKTKQVGSVDDIIKICSEIDRCRPVVDWAHLHARSLGKFPTGYEDVLKVIEALERGLGREAVNPLHTHFSKIEYTRGGEKEHHTLDENFGPDFSIVCRAYREVGIDAIIISESPVLERDALKMKSICEDVCFEK, from the coding sequence TTGCCATGTGGGAAAATCAGGTTTGGTCCTGCAGGGAAGCCAATAGATCTGCATGGGGATCTGTTAGATGCTCCCAAATTTCTCAGAGAGATCGGACTGAATGCTATGGAGTATGAGGCTGTGAGGGGTGTAAACATATCTAGGGAGAGGGCAGAGAAGTTAGGTAGCCTTGCCAGGGAAAACGATGTTGTTTTGAGCATGCATGCTCCCTACTATGTTAATCTCTCCGCACTTGAGCAGGAAAAGGTGGAGAGCAGCATAAAAAGGCTCGTGGACTCTCTCCAGGCATCTAGTTGGATGGGCAGCTATGTCGTTGTCTTTCACCCTGGATACTACCTGGATTGGGGGACAAAGGAAGCAGTAGCCAGAGTGATATCTGCCCTGAAAGAAGTTAGAAGCAGAGCGTTGAATGTATCTGCTTCTAATGTGTGGCTGGGACCTGAAACTACGGGAAAGACGAAGCAGGTAGGTTCTGTAGATGATATAATAAAGATCTGCAGTGAAATTGACAGATGCAGGCCTGTGGTTGATTGGGCTCACCTCCATGCTAGAAGCTTGGGAAAATTCCCAACGGGCTACGAGGATGTTCTGAAGGTCATAGAAGCTTTAGAGAGAGGGCTGGGAAGAGAGGCTGTGAACCCCCTGCACACGCACTTCTCTAAGATTGAATATACAAGAGGCGGAGAAAAGGAGCATCACACCCTCGACGAAAATTTTGGTCCTGACTTCAGTATTGTATGCCGGGCTTACAGAGAAGTAGGCATAGATGCTATAATAATAAGCGAAAGTCCTGTGCTTGAGCGAGATGCTCTAAAAATGAAGAGCATTTGTGAAGATGTTTGTTTCGAGAAATAA
- a CDS encoding 30S ribosomal protein S26e, whose product MPKKRESRGRHKGGKGYVERIQCDNCGRLVPEDKAICVERMYSPIEPQLARELEKKGAIIARYPVKKCYCVSCAIHLGIVKVRAEEERKAKQNII is encoded by the coding sequence ATGCCGAAAAAGAGAGAGAGCAGAGGAAGACATAAAGGAGGAAAGGGCTATGTAGAGAGGATTCAATGCGACAACTGCGGAAGGCTTGTTCCCGAGGATAAAGCAATATGTGTTGAGAGAATGTATTCTCCCATCGAGCCCCAGTTGGCAAGGGAGCTCGAGAAGAAGGGAGCAATAATAGCTAGATACCCTGTCAAGAAATGCTATTGTGTTTCCTGCGCCATTCATCTTGGAATTGTCAAGGTGAGGGCGGAGGAGGAGAGAAAAGCTAAGCAAAACATAATTTGA
- the proS gene encoding proline--tRNA ligase, producing MGDKFSEWFDRVLREAEIYDYGRYPIKGVGIWMPYGYALRKNILDVVRRELDSTGHEEVLFPMLIPEDLLVKEEEHIRGFRDEVYWVTHGGLEELDVKLALRPTSETSISYMESLWFNSYKQLPRKFYQIVSIFRYETKSTRPLLRLREVTTFKEAHTAHSSFEDADRQVKEALDIYSRIFDSLGIPYIISRRPDFDKFAGALYTIAFDTVFPDGRALQIGTVHHLGQSFSKPIDVKVMLSDESIDYVWQTSYGISDRVIASVIAVHGDERGAVLPFRIAPLQVSIVPIYFNEEEKASSLRYAREIEGKLKDCGIRAKIDEREELTPGKKFYDLELRGIPIRAEIGRREVAGRTAVLARRDLLKKVVVEADRICEEVIRIGDEIDRNLKERAWTRLNSSIRRVISLQEIENYEERKGIVETPWCGKDDCALKMQEKTGLKALGSPIDPPDWVAGKKCPICGREAKTSLRLARTY from the coding sequence ATGGGAGATAAATTCAGCGAATGGTTCGATAGGGTACTGAGAGAGGCAGAAATATACGATTACGGCAGGTATCCCATAAAGGGAGTAGGAATATGGATGCCATATGGGTATGCTCTCCGAAAGAACATACTAGATGTTGTTAGGAGAGAGCTGGACTCCACAGGACACGAGGAAGTTCTTTTTCCAATGCTAATACCTGAGGATCTCTTGGTCAAGGAGGAGGAGCACATAAGAGGCTTCAGGGATGAAGTATACTGGGTTACTCATGGAGGGCTCGAGGAGCTTGATGTGAAGCTAGCTCTGAGACCGACAAGCGAGACATCCATTAGCTATATGGAAAGCCTCTGGTTTAACAGCTATAAGCAGCTCCCAAGAAAATTCTATCAGATAGTGAGCATATTCAGGTATGAGACAAAGTCAACCAGACCTCTGTTGAGGCTCAGGGAGGTAACAACGTTCAAGGAAGCTCATACAGCTCATTCTTCCTTCGAGGACGCCGATAGACAGGTCAAGGAAGCTCTCGATATATATTCGAGAATATTTGACAGCCTTGGCATCCCATACATAATTTCAAGAAGGCCTGATTTTGACAAATTCGCTGGAGCCCTTTACACAATCGCCTTCGATACTGTATTTCCTGATGGAAGAGCTCTTCAGATAGGAACAGTGCATCATCTGGGGCAATCGTTCTCAAAGCCAATAGATGTTAAGGTAATGCTGAGCGATGAGAGTATAGATTACGTCTGGCAGACGAGCTATGGAATTTCGGACAGAGTCATTGCCTCAGTAATAGCTGTGCATGGAGACGAGAGAGGAGCAGTTCTACCATTTAGAATTGCACCTCTGCAGGTTTCAATAGTACCTATATATTTCAATGAAGAGGAGAAAGCCTCCTCACTGAGATATGCGAGAGAGATAGAGGGCAAGCTGAAAGATTGCGGTATAAGAGCAAAGATAGATGAGAGGGAGGAGCTAACTCCAGGAAAGAAATTCTATGACCTTGAGCTAAGGGGTATCCCCATCAGAGCTGAGATTGGAAGGAGAGAGGTCGCTGGAAGAACTGCTGTCCTTGCTAGGAGAGATCTGTTGAAAAAAGTCGTCGTTGAAGCTGACAGAATATGCGAAGAAGTCATCAGAATTGGAGATGAGATTGACAGGAACTTGAAGGAGAGAGCATGGACTAGGCTCAACTCAAGCATCAGGAGGGTGATTTCCCTGCAGGAAATTGAAAATTATGAGGAGAGGAAAGGAATAGTTGAGACGCCATGGTGCGGAAAAGATGACTGCGCTCTGAAGATGCAGGAGAAAACCGGACTCAAGGCTCTGGGATCTCCAATTGATCCTCCGGACTGGGTTGCTGGGAAAAAATGTCCTATCTGCGGCAGAGAGGCTAAGACCTCTCTCAGGCTTGCTAGAACTTATTGA
- a CDS encoding V-type ATP synthase subunit K (produces ATP from ADP in the presence of a proton gradient across the membrane; the K subunit is a nonenzymatic component which binds the dimeric form by interacting with the G and E subunits): MRAYKFLLYGLFVFLALIMMASAASAQTTTAEASVSSYKALGAALAVGLAGLGGGYAVGVAGSAGLSALTEKSELFSNVLLVVALGEGIAIYGLIVAILIIILI, encoded by the coding sequence ATGAGAGCTTACAAATTCCTTCTATATGGGTTATTTGTATTCCTTGCACTAATAATGATGGCATCAGCTGCCTCTGCACAGACGACAACTGCAGAGGCAAGCGTTTCCAGCTACAAGGCCCTAGGAGCAGCACTAGCTGTTGGACTCGCAGGTCTAGGGGGAGGGTATGCAGTGGGAGTTGCTGGATCTGCTGGACTGAGCGCTCTAACGGAGAAGTCGGAGCTATTCAGCAACGTTCTCCTAGTTGTGGCCCTTGGAGAGGGAATAGCTATATATGGTTTGATAGTTGCCATTCTGATAATAATTCTGATCTGA
- a CDS encoding V-type ATP synthase subunit D has protein sequence MSFDKRSRLPTKINLIKLKRDLSLIRRIRKVLDEKRSALLLYIRTMIGEYEKLYAETSEELKRAYASYSEALFEIGLKRSTDIAVSVPPSLSVAVKTKLVFSVRTPYLSLNRDSIPQMLFPADIPPSFFRARDELKNTFEKLLKLIELENSIFRLIAELKGTQRLINSIDYAILPDYEKSIKYISLILDERMREEFTRLKVLKAKRTASAQEEKEG, from the coding sequence TTGAGCTTTGACAAAAGAAGCAGACTACCTACGAAAATAAACCTGATAAAACTAAAGAGGGATCTCTCTCTAATAAGAAGAATAAGGAAGGTTCTTGATGAGAAGAGGTCCGCCCTTCTTCTCTACATAAGGACGATGATAGGGGAGTATGAAAAGCTATATGCGGAGACATCTGAAGAGCTGAAGAGAGCATATGCTTCCTATAGCGAGGCACTCTTCGAGATAGGCTTGAAGCGATCAACAGATATAGCCGTCTCTGTCCCACCCAGCCTCTCAGTAGCAGTTAAGACAAAGCTTGTCTTCTCAGTGAGAACCCCCTATCTGAGCCTCAACAGAGACTCGATCCCCCAAATGCTTTTCCCAGCAGATATACCTCCATCCTTCTTCCGAGCGAGAGACGAGCTGAAAAATACCTTTGAAAAGCTTCTCAAGCTCATAGAGCTCGAGAACTCAATATTCAGACTCATAGCAGAACTGAAAGGAACGCAGCGCCTGATAAATTCAATTGACTACGCCATTTTGCCGGACTATGAGAAAAGCATAAAGTACATCTCGCTTATCTTGGACGAGAGGATGAGGGAGGAATTCACGAGGCTCAAAGTGCTTAAGGCAAAAAGGACAGCTTCTGCACAGGAGGAAAAAGAAGGGTAA
- a CDS encoding V-type ATP synthase subunit B translates to MALREKKGISGVIESKEVERIRGPLLFVKASSGVAFDELVEVELSSGEKRRGRVLDVSRGVAVIQVFEGTTGISTTGTIVRFLGKTLELGVSEDMLGRIFNGLGDPIDGGPSIIADDKRDINGEPLNPSSRAYPKDFIQTGVSAIDGMNTLVRGQKLPIFSGGGLPHNLLAAQIARQSVVRGENEQFAVVFAAIGIKYDEFLFFKRFFEETGARNKVAMFVNLANEPAMIRLVTPRVALTLAEFLAYERDMHVLAIITDMTNYAEALREVSSAREEIPGRQGYPGYMYSDLASIYERAGRVIGKKGSITQMPILSMPNDDITHPIPDLTGYITEGQIVLDRGLYNRGIYPPVNVLMSLSRLMKEGIGAGKTREDHSDVYNQLYAAYSRSQELKSLATIIGEESLSATDKKYLRFGEAFERTFINQLPTENRSIEETLEIAWNVLSILPETELTNIRPEYIQKYYKKN, encoded by the coding sequence GTGGCGCTGAGAGAAAAGAAAGGAATATCTGGAGTGATTGAGTCTAAGGAAGTGGAGAGAATAAGAGGCCCGCTCCTTTTCGTTAAGGCTTCATCTGGAGTAGCTTTCGATGAGCTAGTTGAAGTGGAGCTATCCTCTGGAGAGAAGAGGAGAGGAAGGGTACTGGATGTGAGCAGGGGAGTAGCTGTAATACAGGTCTTCGAGGGAACTACAGGGATTTCAACAACTGGAACAATCGTTCGTTTTCTTGGTAAGACACTCGAATTGGGAGTATCCGAGGACATGCTGGGCAGAATATTCAATGGTCTTGGAGATCCCATAGATGGGGGGCCATCAATCATAGCTGATGATAAGAGGGATATCAATGGAGAGCCCCTCAATCCATCATCCAGAGCTTATCCAAAGGACTTCATACAGACCGGAGTCAGCGCAATAGATGGAATGAACACTCTGGTAAGAGGACAGAAGCTTCCAATATTCAGCGGGGGAGGCTTACCTCATAATCTGCTTGCTGCACAGATTGCTAGGCAATCTGTAGTAAGAGGAGAAAACGAGCAATTCGCTGTTGTCTTTGCTGCTATTGGAATAAAATATGATGAGTTCCTGTTCTTCAAGAGATTCTTCGAGGAAACTGGTGCAAGAAACAAAGTAGCAATGTTTGTCAATCTTGCCAATGAGCCTGCAATGATAAGGCTTGTCACTCCAAGAGTAGCGCTCACGCTGGCGGAGTTCTTGGCGTATGAGAGAGACATGCATGTGCTCGCGATAATTACTGACATGACTAACTATGCTGAAGCACTGAGGGAAGTTAGTTCTGCCAGAGAAGAAATACCTGGAAGACAGGGATATCCTGGATACATGTACAGCGATCTGGCATCAATATATGAGAGGGCTGGGAGGGTCATAGGAAAGAAGGGAAGCATTACACAAATGCCAATCCTCTCAATGCCAAATGACGACATAACTCATCCTATTCCAGATCTCACTGGCTATATCACAGAAGGGCAGATAGTCCTTGATAGAGGACTTTACAATAGGGGAATATACCCACCAGTGAATGTTCTCATGAGTCTTTCCAGGCTAATGAAGGAGGGGATAGGTGCTGGAAAGACTAGGGAGGATCACAGTGATGTTTACAATCAGCTATACGCAGCATATAGCAGATCTCAGGAGCTGAAGAGCCTGGCAACAATAATAGGGGAGGAGAGCCTCAGTGCAACAGACAAGAAATATCTGAGATTTGGGGAAGCATTTGAGAGAACTTTTATCAATCAGCTCCCAACGGAAAATAGAAGCATTGAGGAAACTTTGGAAATAGCTTGGAATGTTCTATCAATCCTTCCAGAAACGGAGCTCACCAATATCAGACCAGAATACATACAGAAGTACTACAAGAAAAACTGA
- a CDS encoding V-type ATP synthase subunit A, with the protein MSVLGRIRRISGSLVVAEDMAGIKMYEVVEVGSEGLIGEVSRIEGDVAYIQVYESTSGLRPGEIVRGTGAPLSVELGPGLISQIYDGIQRPLEEIKRETNSIFVKRGIKLPALPRDKKWHFVPADQIKPGEKLEGGTIIGTVKETELIEHRIMIPPNLHGTLKEIVPEGDYSIEEEIGTIEQSGRETPLRLYHTWPVRIPRPYLDKLEPTEPLITGLRIIDTLFPIAKGGTAAIPGGFGTGKTVTLHGLAQWSEAKVVIYIGCGERGNEMTEVLERFPEYKDPWTGRPLMERTILIANTSNMPVAAREASIYVGITMAEYYRDQGYDVLLVADSTSRWAEALREIAGRLEEMPAEEGYPSYLASRIAEFYERAGRVIAIGNPRRIGSVTLGGAVSPPGGDFTEPVTSHTRRFVRVFWALDTALAYSRHYPAINWLLSYSAYADTVSEWWKKNVDQRWPEDRKKALDILYRENEVREIVRLVGTEGLSESDKLVLFTARLIKEGFLKQNAFDPIDAFSDPRRQYKMLRSILTVHEAVQSIISQGLATVSEVESAISDQVAQLMRGRYTIPHDKPEEFDSIVNNIVEKLKSFNQSQSR; encoded by the coding sequence ATGAGTGTCCTTGGAAGAATTAGGAGAATATCAGGATCCTTAGTAGTTGCAGAAGATATGGCTGGCATAAAGATGTACGAGGTCGTTGAGGTTGGAAGCGAAGGGCTAATAGGGGAAGTATCGAGGATTGAAGGAGATGTTGCTTATATTCAAGTTTACGAATCCACATCCGGGCTCAGACCTGGAGAAATAGTTAGGGGAACAGGAGCTCCCCTGTCTGTTGAGCTGGGACCAGGGCTAATTAGCCAAATATATGACGGAATTCAGAGACCTCTGGAAGAAATTAAGAGAGAGACAAACTCAATTTTTGTGAAGAGGGGAATAAAGCTTCCCGCTCTACCGAGAGACAAGAAATGGCACTTTGTTCCTGCCGATCAAATCAAGCCTGGAGAGAAGCTTGAAGGTGGGACCATTATTGGAACTGTGAAGGAAACAGAGCTCATAGAGCATAGAATAATGATTCCTCCAAATCTACATGGTACACTGAAGGAGATTGTTCCAGAGGGAGACTACAGCATAGAGGAGGAAATAGGAACTATTGAACAATCGGGGAGAGAGACCCCCCTCAGACTCTATCATACATGGCCTGTGAGGATTCCCAGACCATATTTAGACAAGCTCGAGCCAACTGAGCCACTTATAACTGGGCTCAGAATAATTGACACGCTTTTTCCAATAGCAAAAGGAGGGACAGCAGCAATACCAGGGGGCTTTGGAACTGGGAAAACCGTAACCCTTCATGGGCTAGCACAGTGGAGCGAGGCAAAGGTCGTGATCTACATAGGATGCGGAGAGAGAGGAAACGAGATGACCGAAGTTTTGGAGAGATTCCCAGAATATAAGGATCCATGGACCGGAAGACCTCTCATGGAGAGAACGATCCTAATAGCAAACACGAGCAACATGCCAGTGGCAGCCAGAGAGGCAAGCATCTATGTTGGAATAACCATGGCGGAATACTACAGAGACCAAGGCTACGATGTCCTCCTAGTAGCAGATTCCACAAGCAGATGGGCTGAGGCTCTGAGAGAAATAGCTGGAAGGCTTGAGGAGATGCCTGCAGAGGAGGGATATCCCAGCTATCTGGCTTCAAGAATAGCCGAGTTCTATGAAAGAGCGGGAAGGGTTATAGCTATTGGTAATCCCAGAAGGATTGGTTCGGTGACGCTTGGAGGAGCAGTTTCGCCTCCGGGAGGAGACTTCACGGAGCCGGTAACAAGCCATACCAGGAGATTTGTGAGAGTTTTCTGGGCCCTCGATACAGCTCTAGCATATTCAAGGCACTATCCAGCTATAAACTGGCTCCTCAGCTATAGCGCATATGCAGATACGGTGAGTGAGTGGTGGAAGAAGAACGTTGATCAGAGATGGCCAGAGGACAGAAAGAAGGCTCTTGACATACTGTACAGAGAAAACGAAGTGAGAGAAATAGTGAGATTGGTAGGAACGGAGGGCCTAAGCGAATCGGACAAGCTTGTCCTTTTCACAGCAAGGCTGATCAAGGAAGGATTTCTCAAGCAGAATGCATTTGATCCGATCGATGCATTTTCAGATCCTCGAAGACAATATAAGATGCTGCGATCTATACTCACTGTCCATGAAGCAGTTCAGAGCATAATATCGCAGGGATTGGCGACAGTCTCAGAAGTCGAATCGGCTATTTCGGATCAAGTAGCTCAGCTGATGAGAGGAAGATATACTATACCGCACGACAAGCCGGAGGAATTTGATTCCATTGTTAATAATATTGTAGAAAAGCTAAAGTCATTCAATCAATCACAGTCAAGGTGA
- a CDS encoding V-type ATP synthase subunit E family protein, producing the protein MEGGKPEKLSSAVIERALKDYAEYINGVKKDALTMLDDGYRKIRAEALSKLNEEYSSYIDSLRSLESSLELNTRLSSQMKINEIVEKVLSASEERIFGMSEKDREKLYSSALKRVLSSSLSSSIELHVEAKDRKIFEKIVKKIAEKAEEIEIKADLPEGSGGFVLVYPETGISQDFTLKRAFELMRDELMSTAKKVLFEEE; encoded by the coding sequence TTGGAAGGGGGTAAGCCAGAGAAACTGTCCTCAGCAGTCATAGAAAGAGCGCTCAAGGATTATGCTGAGTACATAAATGGAGTTAAGAAAGACGCTCTCACAATGCTCGATGATGGATACAGGAAAATAAGAGCTGAAGCCCTGTCTAAACTCAATGAGGAATATTCCTCTTACATTGATTCGCTCAGGAGCCTCGAGTCATCTCTCGAGCTGAATACCAGGTTGAGCTCTCAGATGAAAATAAATGAAATTGTTGAGAAGGTGCTATCAGCTTCTGAAGAAAGAATTTTCGGGATGAGCGAAAAAGACAGGGAGAAACTCTATAGCTCAGCCCTGAAGAGAGTCCTATCATCTTCCCTCAGCAGCTCGATAGAGCTTCATGTTGAGGCAAAGGACAGGAAGATTTTTGAAAAAATTGTCAAAAAGATTGCTGAAAAAGCGGAGGAAATCGAGATAAAGGCTGATCTTCCTGAAGGAAGCGGAGGCTTTGTTCTGGTTTACCCCGAAACAGGCATATCCCAGGATTTTACGCTGAAAAGAGCCTTTGAGCTAATGAGAGACGAGCTCATGAGCACAGCAAAAAAGGTTCTATTTGAAGAGGAATGA
- a CDS encoding V-type ATP synthase subunit F produces the protein MSTDPMEGKVVVIGNADLVTMYRSIGCLGEVQRNPTEAIKLIEVYANRNDISLILVEKDLGEVISKEIDRIRRRTGKIIFLLPSPRSGFAPSNMRELVLKALGFG, from the coding sequence ATGAGCACAGATCCAATGGAAGGTAAAGTTGTAGTTATAGGAAATGCAGATCTTGTGACAATGTACAGGAGCATAGGCTGCTTGGGAGAGGTTCAAAGAAATCCCACAGAAGCAATAAAGCTGATCGAGGTCTATGCCAATAGAAACGACATCTCTCTAATACTAGTTGAGAAGGATCTAGGTGAGGTTATTTCTAAGGAAATAGATAGAATAAGGAGAAGGACGGGAAAGATCATATTTCTTCTTCCCTCTCCCAGAAGCGGCTTTGCTCCCTCCAACATGAGAGAGCTAGTTCTGAAAGCACTTGGCTTTGGATAG
- a CDS encoding V-type ATPase 116kDa subunit family protein → MFISREIAEITIMTSRKNSSRLASTLLSTNIFHPISVDASFPGDTDITAQKLSFELTSKIRKLNDYMREVGIFLSSGGGSLKIADWIDFSKQLLSKISSLEASVDPIVSALREEKQQATKLVDLLRELEPLCNLDIDLREILDLKLISVKIGEIPSDSIEAAKTFLKDEVFFIWPINERRSLLVVFSLRENEKNVERILASLGFKQIEIGEGLPSNPMRACEEIRSRLERLELELESRKAELLSYKDRIIELYAEAFTANEAMKILSFSRVTDSFIVVRGFIPSEETVKTRDMLRRALNDEFLLFIGKVERGFTAEEVPSSISVPSFLKPFKMIVDNYGAPKASEIYPVLMVAITFPVIFALMFPDAGHGLLVALFGYFLMRRAKGREGWKNTGLLAIYLGIASVVSGLLAGEFFGPLTNLGEILWHGHPPLPSPFEAGGTAVDIMINISLRLGSTLLILGTFIGMLNYIISRDLIGAIEVGLPKFIAFTFALYPFVIYNSAEAGSIIYRAVFGGAGDLQSFLVRWGSISGLLLMFLAEPIFHVVKHERGSVSSAITMSFMEMFEAVLMMIGNTASFLRILGLSVAHAGLMYSFTVLAKLLMSGTAGIVAGILIYVIGNLLAAGLEGVIVFAHSLRLHYYEWFSKFYSGSGIPFTPLRPLLNIVIE, encoded by the coding sequence ATGTTCATCTCAAGAGAGATAGCTGAGATAACGATAATGACCTCCAGGAAGAACTCAAGCAGGCTAGCTTCAACGCTTCTCAGCACCAACATATTTCATCCAATTTCAGTAGATGCTTCCTTTCCCGGGGATACAGATATAACTGCGCAGAAACTGTCATTTGAGCTCACATCAAAGATTAGAAAGCTGAATGATTATATGAGAGAGGTTGGGATCTTCCTCTCTTCTGGAGGCGGCTCCCTCAAGATAGCGGATTGGATAGATTTTTCAAAACAGCTTCTTTCTAAGATTTCGTCCTTGGAAGCATCGGTTGATCCAATAGTCTCAGCCCTAAGAGAGGAAAAGCAGCAGGCAACCAAGCTAGTAGATCTTCTGAGGGAATTGGAGCCTCTCTGTAACCTGGATATTGATCTCAGGGAAATACTCGATCTGAAGCTTATTTCAGTTAAGATAGGCGAGATTCCCTCTGACTCAATTGAAGCTGCAAAAACATTTCTCAAGGATGAGGTATTTTTCATCTGGCCAATAAATGAGAGAAGATCACTGCTTGTAGTCTTCTCCCTGAGGGAAAACGAGAAAAATGTGGAGAGGATTCTAGCATCGCTGGGCTTCAAGCAGATTGAGATTGGGGAGGGGCTTCCAAGCAATCCAATGAGGGCCTGCGAGGAAATTCGAAGTAGGCTGGAGAGACTTGAGTTAGAATTGGAGAGCAGAAAGGCAGAGCTGTTGAGCTATAAGGACAGAATAATTGAGCTCTATGCTGAAGCCTTTACAGCAAATGAAGCAATGAAGATTCTGTCTTTCTCAAGAGTAACAGATAGCTTTATAGTAGTAAGGGGATTCATTCCCTCGGAAGAGACTGTGAAAACTAGGGATATGCTTAGAAGAGCACTCAACGATGAATTTCTACTTTTCATAGGAAAAGTTGAGAGGGGGTTCACTGCAGAAGAGGTTCCCTCATCAATATCTGTTCCAAGCTTCCTCAAGCCGTTCAAGATGATAGTGGACAACTATGGAGCTCCTAAGGCAAGTGAAATATATCCAGTGCTTATGGTTGCTATAACTTTTCCTGTAATATTTGCTCTGATGTTCCCGGATGCTGGACACGGGCTCCTTGTAGCGCTTTTTGGCTATTTTCTAATGAGGAGGGCGAAGGGAAGGGAAGGATGGAAGAACACTGGGCTACTGGCGATCTACCTGGGCATTGCAAGCGTAGTAAGCGGATTGCTGGCTGGAGAGTTCTTTGGACCGCTGACAAACCTTGGAGAAATTCTGTGGCATGGTCATCCACCGCTTCCAAGCCCGTTTGAAGCTGGAGGAACCGCTGTTGACATCATGATCAATATCTCGCTGAGATTGGGTTCAACATTGCTGATTTTGGGCACTTTTATAGGTATGCTGAACTACATTATCTCCAGGGACTTGATCGGGGCAATTGAGGTAGGGCTACCAAAGTTCATTGCCTTCACATTTGCTCTATATCCTTTCGTTATTTATAATTCAGCTGAGGCCGGAAGCATTATATACAGAGCCGTCTTCGGTGGAGCAGGAGACCTTCAGAGCTTCCTTGTGAGGTGGGGATCGATATCTGGCCTTCTTCTTATGTTCCTCGCAGAACCCATTTTCCACGTTGTAAAACATGAAAGGGGATCTGTGTCCTCAGCAATCACTATGTCCTTCATGGAAATGTTCGAAGCTGTTCTCATGATGATAGGCAACACTGCCAGCTTTCTTAGGATTTTGGGACTGAGTGTTGCCCATGCAGGGCTAATGTACAGCTTCACAGTTCTAGCAAAGCTCTTGATGAGTGGCACGGCTGGAATAGTAGCAGGAATCTTGATCTATGTGATTGGAAACCTATTAGCTGCAGGACTAGAAGGAGTTATTGTGTTTGCCCACTCTCTCAGGCTGCACTATTACGAGTGGTTCAGCAAGTTCTATTCTGGGAGTGGAATTCCTTTCACTCCGCTGAGGCCCCTTCTCAACATAGTGATAGAATAA